ATGATAAACTGGGAAACTCCATCCGCTACATGGTAGAAACTATTAAGCTGTAAGTCTACTTCTTATCAATTGACAGTAATCTTTTAATGTTCTATAATTACCCCCAAGAATAACTTTTGGGGGTATTTTTGAGTATGCACATTGTAGAAGCAAAAAAAATTACGGAAGAAGTTAAGAGGATGGCTATTGAAGCCGCTTATTATCTTCCGCAAGATGTATTGACAAGTTTAAAGATGTCGCGGGAAGCAGAGAAATGGAGCTTAGCCCGTGATACTCTCGATCAGATTATAGAAAACGCCGATATTGCAAAAAATACGAATTCGCCCATGTGCCAAGATACGGGAATGGCTGTAGTTTTTGTTACGATTGGGCAAGATGTTCACATTGAAGGCGGCTATATTGAAGATGCTATAAATGAGGGCGTAAGACAGGGCTATACGGAAGGTTATTTAAGAAAATCCGTTGTTGCCGATCCCGTTTACAACAGGGTAAACACAAAGGATAATACGCCTGCCGTAATCCATTATAATATCGTACCCGGCGATAAACTTCATATTATGTTTGCAGGCAAGGGTTTCGGTTCCGAGAACATGTCCCGCCTTGGAATGTTAAAACCCTCCGACGGTCTTGAGGGGGTAAAAAAATTCATATTGGAAACTGTAGAACTTGCAGGGCCTA
The DNA window shown above is from Treponema denticola and carries:
- a CDS encoding fumarate hydratase, which produces MHIVEAKKITEEVKRMAIEAAYYLPQDVLTSLKMSREAEKWSLARDTLDQIIENADIAKNTNSPMCQDTGMAVVFVTIGQDVHIEGGYIEDAINEGVRQGYTEGYLRKSVVADPVYNRVNTKDNTPAVIHYNIVPGDKLHIMFAGKGFGSENMSRLGMLKPSDGLEGVKKFILETVELAGPNPCPPIVVGVGIGGTVDKVTLIAKKALMRPMDSYNPDPFYANLEKEMLEKVNALGIGPQGYGGKTTALRVLIETYPTHIAGLPICVNINCHATRHKEVTL